In Marinibacterium anthonyi, the DNA window GACGTGCAGTTCATCGCCGGCAAGGATTCCACGCAGGAGGAATTCTTTCACACGTTCAACGCGCTGGTGGACCAGAACAAGCAGATCATCATCTCGGCCGACCAGGCCCCGGGCGAGATCAAGGACCTGGAGGAACGGCTGAAATCGCGCCTGCAATGCGGTCTGGTCGTCGACCTGCACCCGACCGATTACGAACTGCGGCTGGGGATCCTGCAGACCAAGGTGCAGCATTACCGCACCACCTACCCGGACCTCAAGATCACCGGCGGCGTGCTGGAATTCCTCGCGCACCGGATCTCGACCAACGTCCGCGTGCTCGAGGGCGCGCTGACCCGTCTCTTCGCCTTCGCCTCGCTGGTGGGCCGCGAGATCGACATGGATCTGACCCAGGATTGCCTGGCCGACGTGCTGCGCGCCTCGGAACGCAAGATCACCATAGAAGAGATTCAGCGGAAGGTGTCGGATTACTACAACATCCGGATCTCGGACATCGTAGGGCCCAAGCGGGTGCGTTCCTTTGCGCGGCCGCGCCAGGTGGCGATGTATCTGTGCAAGCAACTGACGTCGCGCTCCCTGCCCGAGATCGGCCGGCGCTTCGGCGGCCGCGACCACACCACCGTCATGCACGGGGTGCGCCGCATCGAGGAGCTCAAGCTGACCGACGGGCAGATCGCCGAGGACGTGGAAATGCTGCGCCGCGCGCTCGAAGCCTGAAACTCGAAGCCTGAAACCGGGGGTCACGTACGGGCCCTGACACCGCACCTGTCTTCTTCTTGGCCCAAATACCCAATCCGACCGTGCCGCCAGTGACAC includes these proteins:
- the dnaA gene encoding Chromosomal replication initiator protein DnaA, whose amino-acid sequence is MTQEKWGLLRKNLLRTIGQNNYKNWIEPLEFSKLSDGVAVFKVPTTFTGNYVLRNFGDLILYELNNSGERVQRVTFEVANITARPTARAAAASDKPADYVAATRADMPAVSAERPATSRAADALEDLQAAPLDARFTFDSFVVGKPNELAHAAARRVAEGGMVTLNPLVLYGGVGLGKTHLMHAIAWELQARHPELNVLYLSAEQFMYRFVQALRERRMMDFKHLFRSVDVLMVDDVQFIAGKDSTQEEFFHTFNALVDQNKQIIISADQAPGEIKDLEERLKSRLQCGLVVDLHPTDYELRLGILQTKVQHYRTTYPDLKITGGVLEFLAHRISTNVRVLEGALTRLFAFASLVGREIDMDLTQDCLADVLRASERKITIEEIQRKVSDYYNIRISDIVGPKRVRSFARPRQVAMYLCKQLTSRSLPEIGRRFGGRDHTTVMHGVRRIEELKLTDGQIAEDVEMLRRALEA